A single genomic interval of Spirosoma taeanense harbors:
- the pgeF gene encoding peptidoglycan editing factor PgeF, with protein sequence MPLYYIPTLFTRFDKLIAAESTRHGGISPAPYGSLNLGINTPDDSANVDENRRRFFEAIGAGSSVPFASSHQVHGTEVLLATKAGRYDGYDALITSQPGLLIGVTVADCVPILIYDTQHQVVAAIHAGWRGTTGGIVSKTLEAMQHHFATKPDDCYAYVGTCIDETSFEVGPEVAEQFAPNFKRSDPYTQKNYVNLKAANTKLLTDFGIPSAQIGISPFSTVLNNDDYFSHRTEKGQTGRMLAVIGLKP encoded by the coding sequence ATTCCTTTGTATTACATCCCAACTTTATTTACCCGGTTTGATAAGTTAATTGCGGCCGAAAGCACCCGGCATGGTGGTATCAGCCCTGCCCCATATGGGTCGCTCAATCTGGGTATTAATACGCCCGACGATTCGGCTAATGTTGATGAAAACCGGCGTCGTTTCTTCGAGGCTATTGGCGCTGGAAGTTCTGTTCCCTTTGCTTCGTCGCATCAGGTACACGGCACAGAGGTGCTGCTGGCTACTAAAGCGGGGCGTTACGACGGCTATGATGCGCTCATCACCAGTCAGCCGGGTCTGCTCATTGGCGTAACCGTAGCTGATTGCGTCCCTATACTGATTTACGATACCCAACATCAGGTGGTTGCGGCTATTCATGCAGGCTGGCGCGGAACCACCGGGGGCATCGTCAGCAAGACCCTGGAGGCCATGCAGCATCACTTTGCCACAAAGCCCGATGACTGCTATGCTTACGTAGGGACCTGTATTGACGAAACGTCGTTTGAAGTTGGTCCGGAGGTGGCCGAACAGTTCGCTCCGAATTTCAAACGAAGCGATCCATATACTCAGAAAAATTACGTTAATCTAAAAGCAGCGAACACAAAACTGCTGACCGATTTTGGCATTCCTTCGGCGCAGATTGGTATTTCGCCCTTTTCGACAGTGTTAAACAACGATGATTACTTTTCTCACCGCACCGAGAAAGGGCAGACTGGTCGAATGCTGGCTGTAATTGGTCTCAAGCCGTAA
- a CDS encoding alpha-E domain-containing protein — protein MLSRVANSVYWMHRYIERAENYARFMSVNFNLALDLPPNVDQQWEPLLIATADNYLFYQYYNEPTRENVIQFMTFDKRNPNSIVACLNNARENARTIREAISKEMWEHLNQFYLMVRDMAPKQPWGQSQTQSFFTDVRNGIQLFYGIIDATITRNDAWHFGRLGRFLERADKTSRFLDVKYFTLLPEVDSVGSTIDLMIWSAVLKSVSAYNMHRQQYRSLTPSSIVEFLILDKMFPRAMAHCIRQAELSLYEISGNNIAHGFGNAAERTLSKLRSDIEFTETSDIFKAGLHQYLDNFQTRSNEVGTVIFETYFDLKPVEA, from the coding sequence ATGCTGAGCCGCGTTGCCAATTCTGTTTACTGGATGCACCGTTACATTGAGCGGGCCGAAAATTATGCCCGGTTTATGAGCGTGAATTTTAACCTGGCCCTCGATCTGCCGCCCAACGTAGACCAGCAGTGGGAGCCGCTGCTCATTGCCACCGCTGATAATTATTTGTTCTACCAGTATTACAATGAGCCGACGCGCGAGAATGTCATTCAGTTCATGACCTTCGACAAGCGCAATCCGAACTCCATTGTGGCCTGCCTGAACAACGCCCGCGAAAACGCCCGAACGATTCGTGAAGCCATTTCGAAAGAAATGTGGGAACACCTCAACCAGTTTTATCTGATGGTGCGCGATATGGCGCCGAAGCAGCCGTGGGGGCAGAGCCAGACGCAGAGTTTTTTTACGGATGTGCGCAACGGCATCCAGTTGTTCTATGGAATTATCGACGCGACCATCACCCGCAACGATGCCTGGCATTTCGGGCGGCTGGGCCGGTTCCTGGAGCGGGCCGATAAAACCTCGCGCTTTCTGGACGTAAAATATTTTACGCTGCTGCCGGAAGTCGATTCGGTGGGTTCAACCATTGATCTGATGATCTGGTCGGCGGTGCTGAAATCCGTCAGTGCCTACAACATGCACCGCCAGCAGTACCGTTCACTGACGCCGTCGAGCATTGTCGAATTTCTGATCCTGGATAAGATGTTTCCCCGGGCGATGGCGCACTGTATTCGCCAGGCCGAACTATCGCTGTACGAAATTTCGGGCAATAATATCGCGCACGGCTTTGGCAATGCGGCTGAACGCACGCTCAGCAAACTGCGCAGTGATATTGAGTTTACCGAAACCAGCGACATTTTCAAGGCAGGATTACACCAGTACCTCGACAATTTTCAGACGCGCTCCAACGAAGTCGGCACGGTAATCTTTGAAACGTATTTCGATCTGAAGCCGGTTGAAGCGTAA
- a CDS encoding S8 family serine peptidase produces the protein MAKLTYRNYILLPKSGIRFPDDQIVSQTEQVFAKLTTSARLADVLAEPPTDQAVILDTIGRQGAKLIRLPENELPNLRAQMPGLRIVPEVFFFPQRYRVEIKQKPQPTAAQVTTSIRIMLKDAKTGKPVGGATVVAFTDFDGRAGEQATSDAKGVVRLRNVGNRLLDQLYVYPKVGYWSFWKQKITLKNNDVLNIQPVSLTYPDAKNFFYPPAPAGQPAGNGVKVGVIDTGAGPHPDLTISGGGSTVTGDNPSDFNDVDEHGTHVSGIIAARGAPPTGVRGAAPDVKLYVYRVFARNSQGASNFAIIKAIEQAVADGCDLINMSLGGGPADDATKEAISFAHENGTLCFVATGNDGRQSVSFPASFSLSLAVGAMGRKGTFPANTTDAPNVAAPYGKDKKNFVAGFSNIGPEVDFIAPGVGIISSVPGGYAPLSGTSMACPMATGVAARLLSGEPTILNMPRNTARAEAMVRFLATKVKSLGFGPTFEGTGMLFVDTQSPIT, from the coding sequence ATGGCTAAGCTAACGTACAGGAATTATATCCTCCTGCCTAAATCAGGTATCCGGTTTCCTGATGACCAGATTGTTTCGCAAACCGAACAGGTTTTTGCGAAACTAACTACCAGCGCCCGTCTGGCCGACGTACTGGCCGAGCCACCCACCGATCAAGCTGTTATCCTAGACACCATTGGCCGACAGGGTGCCAAGCTTATTCGTTTGCCGGAGAATGAACTGCCTAACCTGCGGGCGCAGATGCCGGGTTTGCGGATTGTGCCGGAGGTCTTCTTTTTCCCACAGCGGTATCGGGTTGAAATTAAGCAGAAACCTCAGCCGACAGCCGCGCAAGTCACTACGAGCATTCGAATTATGTTGAAAGACGCCAAAACGGGTAAGCCGGTAGGTGGTGCGACGGTGGTCGCGTTTACAGACTTCGATGGGCGCGCGGGCGAACAGGCTACCTCCGATGCTAAGGGGGTTGTGCGGCTCAGAAACGTCGGCAACCGTCTGCTTGATCAGCTTTACGTTTATCCTAAAGTGGGGTACTGGAGCTTCTGGAAACAGAAGATAACGCTTAAAAACAACGACGTGCTGAACATTCAGCCGGTTTCGCTTACGTATCCCGACGCCAAGAACTTTTTCTATCCGCCCGCGCCCGCTGGTCAACCGGCCGGCAATGGCGTGAAAGTCGGCGTCATTGACACTGGCGCCGGGCCGCACCCCGATCTGACCATTTCGGGTGGCGGCAGTACCGTAACGGGCGATAATCCCAGCGATTTTAATGATGTGGATGAACATGGCACGCACGTCTCGGGCATTATTGCCGCCCGGGGCGCCCCACCAACTGGCGTACGCGGAGCAGCCCCGGACGTAAAGCTCTACGTGTATCGGGTGTTTGCCCGAAATAGCCAGGGCGCGTCAAATTTTGCCATTATTAAAGCCATTGAGCAGGCCGTTGCTGACGGCTGCGACCTGATCAATATGAGCCTGGGGGGCGGCCCCGCCGACGACGCGACCAAAGAAGCCATCAGCTTTGCTCATGAAAACGGTACGCTTTGTTTTGTAGCGACGGGTAATGACGGGCGACAGTCGGTCAGCTTTCCGGCGTCGTTTTCGCTATCCTTAGCGGTAGGGGCCATGGGCCGTAAAGGCACGTTTCCCGCAAATACCACCGACGCCCCCAACGTGGCGGCTCCTTACGGAAAAGACAAGAAAAATTTTGTAGCGGGTTTCTCCAATATCGGCCCTGAGGTGGATTTCATTGCGCCGGGCGTTGGCATTATCTCATCAGTACCTGGTGGTTATGCTCCCCTGAGCGGTACGTCAATGGCCTGTCCGATGGCTACGGGCGTAGCGGCCAGACTTCTGTCTGGCGAACCGACGATTCTGAACATGCCCCGTAACACTGCCCGCGCCGAAGCTATGGTCCGCTTTCTGGCAACAAAGGTTAAATCGCTGGGATTTGGCCCAACCTTCGAAGGAACCGGCATGTTATTCGTCGATACGCAATCGCCCATAACCTGA
- a CDS encoding GlsB/YeaQ/YmgE family stress response membrane protein — MGILVSILVGAVAGWLADLVFKRFSFSLFAEILLGIAGGFVGGWIFGRDGSILDQILTAFVGAVIILGIAALIKGARRTT; from the coding sequence ATGGGAATCTTAGTATCAATTCTGGTAGGTGCAGTGGCCGGCTGGCTGGCTGACCTTGTGTTCAAACGGTTTTCGTTTTCATTATTTGCTGAAATCCTGCTCGGGATTGCCGGTGGTTTTGTAGGTGGCTGGATATTTGGTCGTGATGGCAGCATTCTCGACCAGATTCTGACGGCCTTCGTTGGCGCCGTAATTATTCTGGGTATTGCCGCCCTGATTAAGGGGGCTCGTCGGACCACCTAG
- the glgB gene encoding 1,4-alpha-glucan branching protein GlgB translates to MTKRKTTTGPADTNPPGTPTLSQESNGDPNAADLSPAQPDQSFADPAIYSRFTDFDIYLFRSGRHQKLYEKFGSHVVEHQGTTGTYFAVWAPSARYVSVIGNFNGWNRGSHPLNVRWDSSGIWEGFIPHIGRGEQYKYFIVHEGGRELEKGDPYAHWWEVPPLTASVVWDTYYEWQDGDWMANRKAKNALNAPISVYEVHLSSWRRDPGNPERELSYGEIADALVPYVQDMGFTHVEFMPVMQYPYAPSWGYQITGYYAPSSRFGTPQDFMHLVEKLHQAGIGVILDWVPSHFPGDAHGLYEFDGSHLYEHADPRKGYHPDWKSYIFNYSRPEVRSFLISNALFWLDRCHADGLRVDAVASMLYLDYSRNAGEWEPNMFGGRENLDAISLFKEINEAIYREFPDTQTIAEESTAFPGVSRPVYTGGLGFGMKWMMGWMNDTLRYFERDPAFRKFHQDELTFSTIYAFTENFMLPLSHDEVVYGKHALVGKMPGDEWQRFANLRLLFSYMFTHSGTKLLFMGGEFGQTSEWKFDASLDWHLLEFAPHKGMAACVKALNQLYKTEPALYERNFTADGFEWIDTTDRENSIVTYSRKGNNPADTLLIVLNMTPVPRSGYRIGVPLAGTYREVFNSDSAEFHGSGISNTSPINSEEEKWHGRSQSIRLNVPPLGAVVLKKN, encoded by the coding sequence ATGACAAAACGCAAAACAACTACAGGACCGGCCGACACCAATCCGCCAGGAACGCCTACCCTTTCTCAGGAATCGAACGGTGACCCAAATGCAGCCGACCTTTCGCCGGCTCAACCAGATCAATCTTTCGCCGACCCAGCGATTTACAGCCGTTTTACTGACTTTGACATTTATTTGTTCCGGTCTGGCCGACACCAGAAATTATACGAGAAGTTTGGGTCGCATGTTGTTGAACACCAGGGTACAACAGGCACATACTTTGCCGTTTGGGCTCCGTCGGCGCGTTACGTCTCCGTTATCGGAAACTTTAATGGCTGGAACCGGGGCAGTCATCCGCTCAATGTTCGCTGGGATTCGTCGGGTATCTGGGAAGGGTTCATTCCGCATATCGGCCGGGGCGAACAGTATAAATACTTCATCGTCCACGAGGGCGGGCGCGAACTGGAAAAAGGCGATCCTTACGCCCACTGGTGGGAGGTCCCGCCCCTAACCGCTTCGGTCGTCTGGGACACGTATTACGAATGGCAGGATGGCGACTGGATGGCGAACCGAAAAGCTAAAAATGCCCTTAACGCGCCGATTTCGGTGTATGAGGTGCACCTGTCGTCGTGGCGACGCGACCCCGGCAACCCCGAGCGGGAACTGAGCTACGGCGAAATTGCCGATGCGCTGGTGCCCTACGTGCAGGATATGGGCTTCACGCACGTCGAGTTTATGCCGGTAATGCAGTACCCTTACGCACCGTCGTGGGGCTACCAGATTACGGGCTATTACGCGCCAAGCAGCCGGTTTGGCACTCCGCAGGACTTCATGCATTTGGTCGAGAAACTGCATCAGGCGGGCATTGGCGTCATTCTGGACTGGGTGCCTTCGCACTTTCCGGGCGACGCGCACGGCCTCTACGAATTTGATGGGTCGCACCTTTATGAACACGCCGACCCCCGCAAGGGCTACCACCCTGACTGGAAGAGCTATATTTTCAACTACAGCCGGCCGGAGGTTCGCTCGTTTCTGATCTCCAACGCCCTGTTCTGGCTCGATCGCTGCCATGCCGACGGCCTGCGCGTGGATGCCGTAGCCTCTATGCTGTACCTCGATTACTCCCGTAATGCAGGCGAATGGGAACCGAATATGTTCGGTGGACGCGAGAATCTGGATGCGATTTCGCTCTTCAAGGAAATCAACGAAGCCATTTACCGGGAATTCCCGGATACGCAGACAATTGCCGAAGAATCGACGGCCTTCCCCGGCGTATCGCGGCCGGTTTATACGGGTGGTCTGGGCTTCGGCATGAAGTGGATGATGGGCTGGATGAACGATACGCTCCGGTATTTCGAGCGCGACCCGGCTTTCCGCAAATTCCACCAGGACGAGCTGACTTTCAGCACGATCTACGCTTTCACCGAAAACTTCATGCTGCCGCTTTCGCACGATGAAGTTGTTTACGGTAAACACGCCCTGGTCGGCAAAATGCCCGGCGACGAATGGCAGCGGTTTGCCAACCTGCGGCTATTGTTCAGCTATATGTTTACTCACTCAGGCACAAAGCTGCTGTTCATGGGTGGCGAATTCGGCCAGACCTCTGAGTGGAAATTTGATGCCAGCCTTGACTGGCACCTGCTTGAGTTTGCACCCCACAAAGGCATGGCGGCCTGCGTGAAGGCCCTGAACCAGCTGTATAAAACCGAACCCGCGCTGTATGAACGGAATTTCACGGCCGACGGCTTCGAGTGGATCGATACGACGGATCGCGAAAACAGTATAGTGACCTACAGCCGAAAGGGTAACAATCCGGCCGATACGCTGCTGATCGTGCTCAACATGACCCCCGTTCCCCGCTCCGGTTACCGCATTGGCGTACCGTTGGCAGGCACGTACCGGGAAGTGTTCAACAGCGACTCGGCCGAGTTTCACGGGAGTGGCATCAGCAACACCAGCCCGATAAACAGCGAAGAAGAGAAATGGCATGGCCGTTCTCAGTCAATCCGGCTGAACGTGCCGCCCCTGGGCGCTGTGGTGCTGAAAAAGAACTGA
- a CDS encoding UDP-glucose dehydrogenase family protein produces MKLAVVGTGYVGLVTGTCFAETGNQVTCVDIDERKVEKLNNGIIPIYEPGLDVLFNRNVEQGRLTFTTNLEEGIKGAEVIFLALPTPPGEDGSADLKYILKVASDLGPILNQYAVIVDKSTVPVGTAEKVHAHIADNAKVDFDVVSNPEFLREGVAVEDFMKPDRVVIGTRSERAKGVMNRLYAPLVRQGNPIIFMDERSAEMTKYAANAFLATKITFMNEIANLCERAGANVDDIRRGIGTDSRIGKRFLFAGIGYGGSCFPKDVQALAKTAQDYNYDFKVLKSVMAVNYAQKTKLMPLILDHFGGDLHGKTIAIWGLAFKPYTDDIREAPALDNIRALLEAGAKVTVYDPEAMENVRNQIGNAVSYAHTQYAALDDADALVIITEWPLFRTPDFDKMNLLLKNKVIFDGRNVYEVDQMREIGYTYYSVGREAVLAPVEQKV; encoded by the coding sequence ATGAAACTGGCAGTCGTAGGAACCGGATACGTGGGGCTTGTCACAGGTACGTGCTTCGCCGAAACCGGCAATCAGGTTACGTGCGTTGACATCGACGAACGGAAAGTTGAAAAACTCAATAACGGAATTATTCCCATCTATGAACCGGGGCTCGATGTGTTGTTCAACCGCAACGTAGAGCAGGGCCGGCTAACATTCACGACCAATCTGGAAGAAGGTATCAAAGGCGCAGAGGTCATCTTTCTGGCCTTACCAACCCCACCGGGTGAAGATGGGTCAGCCGATCTGAAATATATCCTGAAGGTGGCCAGCGATCTTGGGCCGATCCTGAATCAGTACGCAGTTATTGTTGATAAGAGCACGGTGCCGGTTGGCACGGCCGAAAAGGTGCATGCTCACATCGCCGACAACGCCAAGGTTGACTTCGACGTGGTGTCGAATCCCGAGTTTCTGCGCGAAGGAGTAGCCGTTGAGGATTTCATGAAGCCGGACCGCGTGGTGATCGGTACCCGGTCGGAGCGGGCAAAGGGCGTAATGAATCGTCTGTATGCACCGCTGGTTCGGCAGGGTAACCCCATCATCTTTATGGATGAGCGTTCGGCCGAAATGACCAAATACGCAGCGAACGCCTTCCTGGCGACCAAAATCACGTTCATGAACGAGATTGCCAACCTGTGCGAGCGTGCGGGCGCCAACGTTGATGACATTCGCCGGGGCATCGGTACCGACAGCCGGATTGGCAAGCGGTTCCTGTTTGCCGGTATTGGCTATGGCGGCAGCTGCTTCCCAAAAGACGTACAGGCACTGGCTAAAACGGCGCAGGATTACAACTACGATTTCAAGGTTCTCAAGTCGGTGATGGCGGTCAACTACGCGCAGAAAACGAAGTTGATGCCCCTGATTCTGGATCACTTTGGTGGCGATCTGCACGGCAAAACCATTGCCATCTGGGGGCTGGCCTTTAAACCCTACACGGACGATATCCGCGAAGCACCGGCTCTGGACAACATCCGAGCGCTGCTCGAAGCAGGCGCGAAAGTAACGGTCTATGACCCGGAGGCAATGGAAAACGTCCGCAACCAGATTGGGAACGCCGTATCATACGCGCATACGCAGTACGCTGCGCTGGACGATGCCGACGCTCTGGTCATCATTACAGAGTGGCCTCTCTTCCGGACACCTGATTTTGACAAGATGAACCTATTACTGAAAAATAAGGTCATCTTCGACGGCCGGAATGTTTACGAGGTTGATCAGATGCGCGAAATTGGCTATACGTACTACAGCGTCGGGCGGGAAGCCGTCCTGGCCCCGGTCGAGCAGAAAGTCTAA
- a CDS encoding SDR family NAD(P)-dependent oxidoreductase: protein MILSQDTTVIITGAGSGIGRHLAIQTAATGAHVIATDINEAGLAETKKLVDGNVTPIGLDVADPAAIQAFADNILPALAGQKLVLINNAGVGLGSGSFAQTDLDDFEWLLSINLWGVVRMTKAFLPYMLAQNAGHIVSLSSVFGLAGVMNQSAYCTAKFGVRGFSDVLRMELLDTNVNVTCVHPGGIKTNIATNARLGRGGFVTDSMHRQSAISFEKAARTTPDEAARQILNGVRQNKARVLIGADARLIDRLTRMFPTGYIKIIRSQMERAFRMEG from the coding sequence ATGATTCTTTCTCAGGATACAACCGTCATAATTACCGGAGCTGGCTCAGGCATCGGTCGGCACCTGGCAATTCAGACTGCCGCTACGGGCGCGCACGTCATTGCGACAGATATTAACGAAGCCGGACTGGCCGAAACAAAGAAGCTTGTTGACGGCAACGTAACGCCCATTGGTCTGGACGTTGCCGATCCGGCTGCCATCCAGGCGTTTGCCGATAACATTCTGCCGGCACTGGCTGGCCAGAAACTGGTTCTGATCAACAATGCGGGCGTAGGGTTGGGCAGCGGATCGTTTGCCCAGACGGATCTGGACGATTTTGAGTGGCTGCTAAGTATTAACCTGTGGGGCGTTGTGCGGATGACGAAAGCTTTCCTGCCGTATATGCTTGCGCAGAATGCGGGGCATATCGTAAGCCTGTCGAGCGTGTTTGGGCTGGCCGGAGTCATGAACCAATCGGCCTACTGCACGGCCAAGTTTGGCGTTCGGGGCTTCAGCGACGTTCTGCGCATGGAGTTGCTGGATACCAACGTCAACGTAACCTGCGTGCATCCGGGCGGCATCAAAACCAATATTGCCACAAACGCCCGTCTGGGCCGGGGCGGCTTCGTAACCGACTCCATGCACCGGCAAAGTGCCATCAGTTTTGAAAAAGCGGCCCGAACAACGCCCGACGAAGCCGCCCGCCAGATTCTGAACGGCGTTCGCCAGAATAAAGCCCGGGTGTTAATCGGAGCCGATGCCCGGCTGATCGATCGGTTAACACGTATGTTCCCGACCGGCTATATTAAAATAATCCGGAGTCAGATGGAACGAGCCTTTCGTATGGAAGGGTAA
- a CDS encoding acyl-CoA dehydrogenase family protein yields the protein MINEIVENQELIAQSVRDLSQRLIRPHVREWDEAQHFPAELFTQLGEQGLMGMLVPMRYGGAGLGYREYVTAIAELSRVDGAVGLSMAAHNSLCTNHILLFGNEQQKQTYLPRLATGEWIGAWGLTEPNTGSDAGNMRTTAVRDGDSWILNGAKNFITHGRSGNVAVVIARTGEPNTSRNATAFVIERGTAGFSGGRKEDKLGMRASETAEMIFQDCRIPDSQRLGEVGDGFVQSLKVLDGGRISIAALSLGIAYGAYDAALAYSQERQQFGQPIASFQAIAFKLADMATEIEAAKLLTYQAADLKDEGKSVTKESAMAKLFASETAVRVANEAVQIFGGYGYIKDFPAEKFYRDAKLCTIGEGTSEIQKLVISRQILK from the coding sequence ATGATTAACGAAATTGTAGAAAACCAAGAATTAATAGCCCAATCTGTCCGTGATCTGAGTCAACGGTTAATTCGTCCGCACGTGCGCGAATGGGACGAAGCACAGCACTTTCCCGCCGAACTATTCACGCAGTTAGGCGAGCAGGGGTTGATGGGTATGCTTGTTCCCATGCGTTATGGGGGTGCGGGTCTGGGGTATCGGGAATACGTTACGGCTATTGCCGAACTGTCGCGCGTTGACGGGGCAGTTGGTCTTTCGATGGCCGCTCACAACTCGCTTTGCACCAATCATATTTTATTATTCGGTAACGAACAGCAGAAGCAAACCTACCTTCCGCGGCTGGCTACGGGCGAATGGATTGGCGCGTGGGGCCTAACTGAACCCAACACCGGCTCAGATGCGGGTAATATGCGCACAACGGCCGTTCGCGATGGCGACAGCTGGATTCTGAACGGGGCTAAAAACTTTATTACCCATGGTCGAAGTGGAAACGTAGCGGTAGTAATTGCCCGAACGGGTGAACCCAACACGTCTCGCAACGCAACGGCTTTTGTGATCGAACGCGGTACGGCCGGCTTTTCGGGGGGGCGGAAAGAAGATAAGCTGGGCATGCGGGCCTCCGAAACAGCCGAGATGATTTTTCAGGATTGCCGCATTCCGGACAGCCAGCGTCTCGGCGAAGTAGGCGATGGTTTTGTTCAGTCGCTGAAAGTGCTCGATGGCGGGCGGATCTCAATTGCGGCCCTGAGCCTGGGAATTGCCTATGGCGCCTACGACGCAGCTCTGGCTTATTCGCAGGAACGTCAGCAGTTTGGCCAGCCCATTGCCAGTTTTCAGGCTATTGCTTTTAAACTAGCCGATATGGCCACCGAAATCGAAGCCGCTAAATTATTAACTTACCAGGCCGCCGATCTGAAAGATGAAGGTAAATCCGTTACGAAAGAGTCGGCTATGGCGAAACTGTTTGCTTCGGAAACAGCCGTCAGGGTAGCTAACGAAGCGGTTCAGATCTTTGGTGGCTATGGATACATTAAAGATTTTCCGGCGGAAAAGTTTTACCGGGATGCCAAACTCTGCACAATTGGCGAAGGCACCAGCGAAATTCAGAAGCTGGTGATCTCACGGCAGATACTAAAGTAA
- a CDS encoding putative maltokinase has product MLSMQSISSSDAWSSLATNQEFWSSLAQTLLPPYVNTCRWFAGKARQQTGFSAKSVHTLPLSDGDRAYLLILEALYADGIPENYLLPLSFVADHTAHSLPFQLADVPGKGRVGEVTIGGQTGILIDAIYDERFRQALFTAIGQSQTYPQPDGQITFLRGKGLDENEGQLPSQVLPVDSSNSAMTFGDKYFLKLYRKLFSETNPEVDMVAFLTDIGNFDHIPAFGGSIVWQHDNTPDITLGMMQRMVQNDKDSWAQTGDYLNDFLYAVPQRLFAIREDVFEKVELLGRRTGEMHCALYKPDAEAAFAPEPFTDEYREFLIRRFEDLLDRRYALLIDNYTKLDPQAQRLAWVFMEAKEIIDTFIADFRTRPFGSQRIRIHGDYHLGQVLATENDFVLIDFEGEPESSITDRKIKHSPLKDVAGMIRSYHYAVSAKLFNSAETEDLDPVHLQRVSDRWFYLIRDTFVDAYLDTFGTPHPLFKNNNEINFLLLIYLLEKAVYELGYEISYRPSWVKIPLKGIIDVVREIEKIRLSEGNLTPDVPLLQTGLLQDKPS; this is encoded by the coding sequence ATGCTCAGTATGCAATCCATTTCTTCGTCTGATGCCTGGTCTTCGCTGGCGACCAACCAAGAGTTCTGGTCTTCGCTGGCGCAGACACTTCTGCCGCCTTACGTCAATACCTGCCGGTGGTTTGCCGGTAAGGCCCGGCAACAAACCGGCTTTTCGGCGAAGTCTGTCCACACGCTGCCTCTATCCGACGGCGACAGGGCGTATCTGCTGATTCTGGAAGCCCTCTATGCTGATGGAATTCCCGAAAATTACCTGTTACCGCTCTCGTTCGTTGCCGATCACACGGCTCATAGCCTTCCCTTCCAGTTAGCCGATGTACCCGGTAAAGGCCGGGTGGGCGAGGTTACCATTGGTGGGCAGACCGGTATTCTGATCGACGCTATCTACGACGAACGGTTCCGGCAGGCCTTGTTTACGGCCATTGGCCAGAGCCAGACCTATCCGCAGCCCGATGGCCAGATCACCTTCCTGCGGGGTAAAGGGCTGGACGAGAACGAGGGGCAGTTACCTTCCCAGGTATTGCCGGTCGATTCGAGCAACTCGGCGATGACCTTCGGCGACAAATATTTCCTGAAGCTGTACCGTAAGCTCTTCAGCGAGACGAATCCCGAAGTAGATATGGTGGCCTTTCTGACCGACATCGGCAATTTTGACCACATCCCGGCTTTTGGTGGCAGTATTGTCTGGCAGCACGACAACACCCCCGATATTACACTTGGTATGATGCAGCGGATGGTTCAGAACGACAAGGATTCGTGGGCGCAAACCGGCGATTACCTCAACGATTTTCTGTATGCGGTGCCCCAGCGTCTGTTCGCCATTCGCGAAGACGTATTCGAAAAAGTCGAGTTGCTTGGCCGCCGAACGGGCGAGATGCACTGCGCACTTTATAAGCCGGATGCCGAAGCAGCTTTTGCGCCCGAACCATTTACGGACGAATACCGGGAGTTCCTGATCCGGCGATTTGAGGACCTGCTCGATCGCCGGTACGCACTGCTGATCGACAATTATACTAAACTTGACCCGCAGGCGCAGCGGCTGGCATGGGTATTCATGGAAGCCAAAGAAATTATTGATACCTTCATTGCCGACTTCCGGACCCGTCCGTTTGGTTCGCAGCGCATCCGCATTCATGGCGACTATCACCTCGGGCAGGTGCTCGCTACCGAAAACGATTTTGTTCTGATTGACTTTGAAGGCGAACCGGAAAGCAGCATTACCGATCGAAAAATCAAGCACTCGCCCCTGAAAGACGTAGCGGGTATGATCCGGTCATACCACTATGCCGTCAGTGCCAAACTCTTTAACTCCGCCGAAACGGAGGACCTCGACCCTGTACACCTGCAGCGCGTGTCGGATCGTTGGTTTTACCTCATCCGCGACACGTTCGTAGACGCTTATCTGGATACGTTTGGCACGCCCCACCCGCTATTTAAAAACAATAACGAGATCAACTTCCTGCTACTGATCTATCTGCTCGAAAAAGCGGTCTACGAACTGGGCTATGAGATCAGCTACCGGCCATCGTGGGTTAAAATCCCGCTCAAAGGCATCATTGACGTCGTTCGTGAGATTGAGAAAATCCGCCTGAGCGAGGGAAACCTAACGCCCGACGTTCCCCTGCTGCAAACCGGGTTATTACAGGATAAACCGTCGTAA